GTCACGTGTTCAGTGGATAAAAAAAACCTTTCCTAAGGTCACGTATCGGTCGAAAATTAATCcctatttattataataaatttaccaCTCTCTCGCGAATAATCATCCCGACAAAAGggataaaaatcaaaattattgcTTGGGATAAATTTAAACAAAGTGTTAAATAGATTAATCTACAAAtttatttgtaataatatttcaTAATAACATTTTCACCTGAGATCTAAAATCCAGTGAAATATTTATTTTCGAGAAATTACATTTACTCGACTGCCAATCTTTTGAATGGTGGTTAATTAATCCAAAATAGCAGACAAGAAGTTATCATATCAAGAGTAGCAAAACGATACCCCCAAAAAATGGACTACAGACTAGTCTTCAGTTAAATCTTCCTATATCAACTGACAGAAAACAGACAGAGAAGAACAGAGTTGAAATTGGCACACTTTCTGTCATTCTGCTAAGGGTTTCACTTAGCGTGTACTTTGCTCTAATATTTCGAAAGAATCTACTGTTTCCTCCAAGAATTCCTCCAGTTTCACTGCGCATGGCATGCAAAGACGGAATTATGGCAGCAAAAGAGTAATCCACGAGAAGTTCTTACAGTTGACAAAATCGGATATGCCATGAGTTATAAGGCATTGCAGAGGGCTTCAGTATAAGAAAACCCAATCATTTAAGCCATGAGACTTCCAATCCAAAGCCTCCAGAATTAGCtaacattcttctatgtcatcctCTTCGCTTTCCTCTACTTTGTTAACCTCTGATTTATCTGAACCACCACTGTAATCTTCAATTTCAGAAAGATCGTCATGCATATTGACGCATAAAGATGTCTTTGAACAGAGCCATTTACTTGTTGGTCTGAATTCAGTGGCTATGGAAGCACTGCTGCAACAACTAAACGAACTGTAGGCTTCAAATCTTTCAAGCAACATCCGAACCTGCACAATGATGAAAAGAATAGTCAGTCATATTCCACCAACATGAAATGTTTTTGTGTTAAAGGCAAGCAGATCAGACAAAGTCTCCTGTCTAATAGAACTTTAGCATTTGATGTTAAATTTTATCGTGTGATTCCAAAATATGCCTACACTAATTAATCAGAAAAATGGAATCAAAAGTATTCTTGCAAACTGTATAGGAGTTCTGCCTTGTAACTCAAGTCTTATAGATCTTACCTGAGTCGATGCATCTCTCACAAATAGACAAGTTGAAACAAAGGGCATTCCCTTTGTTTAGAAAAACGAAAATTTTGTGCTAGAATCCATCTGGAAAAGGCACAAAAGCACACAACCTATTTTTAGCTCCTCACCCACTGCTTGCAAAGAGTTACAGCCAGTACAAGTAAAAGAGATACCATTACATGCTACCTTAAATACTCTGAAAACAATTCATATATCTATCAAAGAAAGCTTTGCATAATCTATAAATACTGTTGGTGGAACTCTCTGGACttctagtctttttttttttttggaaaaaacaTATTAACATCAAAAGTATTCTCCAGCTAAAGAAATTAATTGACATGACAACTGAATTACCTTATTGTGCCCTAACGATGGTTCAAGCTGCCAAAGTTTTGGGGCACGGATGGCATGCCACCTGCTTACATGATAGTCAAAAATGTAATATGCTCTTTTTTTTTTGACTTTgttgatattaaaaaaatattaaaataatgaaCCTTGAAGGTGAAGGACAAGAGTTTCCGAATAATACACCACGTACAGCAACTGAGGCAACAATCTGTTGTCTAATACTGTCCGGTTCGTATGTATCAGTTATTCGATGAAATCTTCGGTGTGTCATACTTGCAAGAATGTTGTCAGCATCACTTAAATAAGAGGCGATGAGCGATGCATTTTCAATTGCCTCATCACTTAAAAAATCAAGCACTGCAGGTGAGGAAAGTAATTGTACTAAATTCCAAAGGATATTTCACAATCTAAAGAACAACAAAATTAAGTTGGCAATTGTAATCTGAAGTAGTTATAAGCAATCAGTCAGTTCCAAACGAGCAAGGAACTAACCTGGTAAAGATGGATAATTGGAATTTGGTAGTTTACTTACTTTGTAATGCAAGTTTAACTAAATATACTCTAgttaatagaaaatataatagATGTATTCTATCAAAAATAACATGTGTGTGTTAAGTTCACTAGGTATAAATATAGAATTCAACTCAAGCAAGTTCATGGTTTGATTTCATTGGTAGTGTGGTTACTTGCCAATACATATGAACTGGCCTGGGATTATCCAACAAAAGGCTATATATATCTGAAGATATATACCATTGCTTCGAATGGAAAATAGTTTAGTTTCTATAGCCTCTTTTCTCCAGATCAGAGCAACACCGAGTTTTCTAGTCAATCAGGCCAGTTTCATTAGTAACTAGAATCAAAAAAGAATATGTGAGTGGAGTTATTTTAAGCTCTAGGAAAAATTAAACATTCTCATGACTCAAAGGTGTTCTAAAATAGCTAGGCTCTTTAAGGCATCAAGGTCTTAGTATAATGTTTGAGGTGCAAGGTGATAGACCAAAGTGCCCAGGCAAGCAAAGGAAGGCACTTGTGGCTCTTTGGAGATCATCCTCGTCCAGATatggaaataaataaaatttagataATATCAAATTAGGCATGGGAAATTTTATGAGTTGCAATAGATTGTATTCCCATCACTAAATTGTCAAtcgaaaaagaaaattatagtttTCGTACATGCTAAGTGAGTTAGACTCTTACCTTCAGGGTTGAAATTGATATTTTTAATTCTGGGCAAGATAAGGGTCATAAACGATCTTTgtgaaatttaaatttgatttgaatccTTGAAAAAATAGACATGTATAAGTGGCAACCTTTTAGGAAAAAACAAAGATAAACAACTTTTTTAACATCTTTAGGACCTGGTAGTCTTTGCCCAATTTCATTCTATATGGATCTTAATGTCTTACTAGCTTAATCATAAAAATTGAAATGTAGGATTTCATAGTAAaaatgaaagagaagaaaatgTATGTTTATGTAGTTTACAGCAATGGAGAGAGAAGATAAGAAATACAAAAGGCTGAAGTAGAAAATAGAGAGATGCGCTTTAGAAGAGAGATTATGCTAAAAGGGGAAGGAAAACAGGAACTTTCTATCTATCGACTTAACTGTCCTTCAAAAATATGCCAATTATCAGAAATGACATGAAAATTTGGACAAAATAGAATATCAGCCAAACATGGTAATCAATCACAAAGTCATTCTACAGATGGGGAAAAAATAGATAAACAACTACCATTTTCATGTAGAAAATCAGAAACGGTCTGTGCTTCTCCATGTGCCTGTGAAACAACTTTCTCAGGAGCATCCATTTTCATTGGCTTCCTTGAATATCTCTCTTTCAGAACAAATGGTTCTGATGCTACAGAAGCCAATCAAAATGTGAGCTTACTCAAGTGTAATAAAGAATAGAAAATAACATATATTTTTCCATTTCAACTGAGACATTGTTGGAAGTGCCATACAATGGCTCAGGTTAATTTAAACTGATAAGCAAGGCTATTCTAACACGAATACTGGAGTCCTAGCACTAAGAAACATCTGCATGCATTCAGCTTCATGCAGGCATACCTCTGACAAGAGGCTTATTCGCTACCACTCCCATAGAGTGTCGGAGAAAATCCTATTATTAATTGGTCCACTGTGCTCATGATTTATCTTAATGGCATGATTGTAAAAGAGCGCTGTGCCCATAACTGCCAAGCACATGAATTGTGTTGATCATGACTTATATAGGTTTTGTTGCATTGTGATTTGTATTGCAGTGCACATATTGAAGCAGATAGTTACTTTGTGGTTAAACTTGTCTTTGCAGTTTGCTGCTTGTGAGTTTGCACTAATTATGTTGTCAGTTGTTGGACTCATGTTAATAAATAGATTACATTACTGATGCTATTGTGGAAGCACTCCTTCAATGCGCATGGTTATACTTGTGCTCATATACTTTCTGCATAGCATTTCTTGTGTTAATTCATTAACTCATCTCCTATTCCAAGAGTGAATGTCATGTTTCCTGGATTTGATCTTAGAGAGTTGCAATGTTACCCAATAGAGGTATGGTGTATATTGTTACGCACATCTTTCAGACTAGGAGTTCTTAAGGTTATGTGCATCTATGCGAAGTAATTTCCTACGAATTTGCTCACTGAATTTCTGCCCAACtctttcccttcccttcccttcccttcttTCTCCTACACCCTGCAtcaacaatcacaaaataataatttttcataaacctaTAAACAGAAAGACACCATGGTCAATGTAGCTCACTCAAACTAGGTGAAGAATTGTCCACCACCTTTGCACGTTGACATTATCTTCCCAAAGAAGCAAATTCTCATGTTGGCCTAAGTCCTAACAATGCCTCCCACAAGCAACTTTAGCACCACCTCTACATGAGTACAAATCTCCTTTACCAATGTGTCCTTAAATGAGGAAAATTATCTAAAATGACCTCACCACGACAGAGATGAAGACCTAAATGATCTCAACAAGGGAGAATTGAAATACTCAAACTAAACAAACCCAAAAAATTGGTAGTAGTAGTGCTCATGCAAACTCTGTGGGAACAGAGCTTTCTTATGGGAGGGTAACAAGAGTGGAAGTAGAGAAATATCTAATTGGACGGTAACAAATTTGGTTGTGGGTATCCATTCAAGTAAATGTAGGAAAATGCAGCAACTATCTATGAATATAATTCGGAGTCACTTACCAAGTGTAAGAGCATCTGTTTCTTCTCTCTTGTTGTGAAGGAATTTCCCCAATGCATGAAACAGAGAAATTTTTTCATCTCTCCCCCATGGCAGTGATATTTGAGAATTAATTTGTCCATATCCAGAATGTGAAATTGACAATAAAACAGGATTAGTGGAATTTAATTTGCAGGAACTGCCATTAAAAGTTGATGCCTGAATGGGCAAAGATTCCACTTTTTTTAGACAAGAATACTGTAAAGATATTATGGCATGTCTGATGTCACCTCCACTAAATCTGGCAATCTGATGTAGCAATTCTGCAGGAACATTACACTTCTCTTCTTGGCAAATTCTAGTAAGCCTTTTCTTTATGGAATTTTCAGTTATAGGATTGAATACCACCTGCAATATAAATATTACCCATGAAAAATTGTTGCTAATACAAtcttccaaaaattttaaaatatttttacgaaAAAATTACCTTAAAAGCCCCAGCTTGCTCAATAAATGATTCAAGTTCCTCCCAATTCCCTGCAGCACTGTCACAAGAGTCAATTTTGTGATACTGAGTGATTAAAATGACTGTAGGGACCAGTGCTGAATGTGTAAGGGTTTCTAAACACTTCCTTAATCTGGAAAAAGCAACTCTTCCATTTGTTACTGGGATGTCATCAATTAAGAGAATAAGGGGCTTTCTTATTTCTTCAAAACAGGCTGGATGAAGCAATGAATATTTTCTTATCCTTTCGACAAAACTTTCAAATTCATCCAACTTTGAGACATACTGTAGTCCTGTCAAAACATGCAAGTCTGAAAATATTACAAGTTGTACAACAAAAATCATTTGTAGTTAACAGTTGGTCTAACAAAGAAAATCATAGAAAGGTTAATTTACATGAAATGATTGTGCAGTTGCACTATTGTTAGTAAAGCAGATAGCATGGTGTGAACatcatagaaaatgaaaatacctGAATTAGAATTATGGATATTTTCTCCCCAAAGTGTAGGTGTGGGAGTCATCCATTCACACAACTCAGCTCCAAGTAGTGATGCAATTACATGAATAGCTGTCTGAAGAGGTACTGAACTCATCATGTGAGAATATGAAAAAAAATGCAGTTCTATGCTTTAACAATCTTTAACACCAGCACAAAACCAGGGGATGGATTAGCATATTTCCAGGTATCTCAAGTAACAAATAGAAGTATTTATGAATAAGATTGCATGCATTGTACTGTTTTGCGTATACATGACAgctaagatttttgaaatgtctAAAATATCTAATTCATGTCAAGctttttgtagagacttatactAACGCTTTTAATCAGTTTAACTGTATAAACTTTGACTGCAACTTAAACAAAAAAGCAATTCTGGTTTCAAGTTTGCCTCTCCCTGACTTTCACAGAAGTTGTGCAGTACCTATGCCAGCAAAAAGTATTTTCCAGCTACAGTCTACCAAAAAACAGAAAGTACAATGA
This region of Zingiber officinale cultivar Zhangliang chromosome 9A, Zo_v1.1, whole genome shotgun sequence genomic DNA includes:
- the LOC122021083 gene encoding cell cycle checkpoint protein RAD17-like isoform X5 yields the protein MRKRTPVVVVSSEEENEGEFRGRATSPGRGSSGPKSRSVSTARKRPRGQGSRKGKGAASALREAYPVAFDSLSEEFSEHLHNFSITPGVTHTEKKELWNEKHKPHSLAELAVHKKKVEEVKRWLEERMMRRKEGRNNCLLITGQSGVGKSTAIHVIASLLGAELCEWMTPTPTLWGENIHNSNSGLQYVSKLDEFESFVERIRKYSLLHPACFEEIRKPLILLIDDIPVTNGRVAFSRLRKCLETLTHSALVPTVILITQYHKIDSCDSAAGNWEELESFIEQAGAFKVVFNPITENSIKKRLTRICQEEKCNVPAELLHQIARFSGGDIRHAIISLQYSCLKKVESLPIQASTFNGSSCKLNSTNPVLLSISHSGYGQINSQISLPWGRDEKISLFHALGKFLHNKREETDALTLVLDFLSDEAIENASLIASYLSDADNILASMTHRRFHRITDTYEPDSIRQQIVASVAVRGVLFGNSCPSPSRWHAIRAPKLWQLEPSLGHNKVRMLLERFEAYSSFSCCSSASIATEFRPTSKWLCSKTSLCVNMHDDLSEIEDYSGGSDKSEVNKVEESEEDDIEEC
- the LOC122021083 gene encoding cell cycle checkpoint protein RAD17-like isoform X4, whose translation is MRKRTPVVVVSSEEENEGEFRGRATSPGRGSSGPKSRSVSTARKRPRGQGSRKGKGAASALREAYPVAFDSLSEEFSEHLHNFSITPGVTHTEKKELWNEKHKPHSLAELAVHKKKVEEVKRWLEERMMRRKEGRNNCLLITGQSGVGKSTAIHVIASLLGAELCEWMTPTPTLWGENIHNSNSGLQYVSKLDEFESFVERIRKYSLLHPACFEEIRKPLILLIDDIPVTNGRVAFSRLSAAGNWEELESFIEQAGAFKVVFNPITENSIKKRLTRICQEEKCNVPAELLHQIARFSGGDIRHAIISLQYSCLKKVESLPIQASTFNGSSCKLNSTNPVLLSISHSGYGQINSQISLPWGRDEKISLFHALGKFLHNKREETDALTLASEPFVLKERYSRKPMKMDAPEKVVSQAHGEAQTVSDFLHENVLDFLSDEAIENASLIASYLSDADNILASMTHRRFHRITDTYEPDSIRQQIVASVAVRGVLFGNSCPSPSRWHAIRAPKLWQLEPSLGHNKVRMLLERFEAYSSFSCCSSASIATEFRPTSKWLCSKTSLCVNMHDDLSEIEDYSGGSDKSEVNKVEESEEDDIEEC
- the LOC122021083 gene encoding cell cycle checkpoint protein RAD17-like isoform X3, with protein sequence MRKRTPVVVVSSEEENEGEFRGRATSPGRGSSGPKSRSVSTARKRPRGQGSRKGKGAASALREAYPVAFDSLSEEFSEHLHNFSITPEKKELWNEKHKPHSLAELAVHKKKVEEVKRWLEERMMRRKEGRNNCLLITGQSGVGKSTAIHVIASLLGAELCEWMTPTPTLWGENIHNSNSGLQYVSKLDEFESFVERIRKYSLLHPACFEEIRKPLILLIDDIPVTNGRVAFSRLRKCLETLTHSALVPTVILITQYHKIDSCDSAAGNWEELESFIEQAGAFKVVFNPITENSIKKRLTRICQEEKCNVPAELLHQIARFSGGDIRHAIISLQYSCLKKVESLPIQASTFNGSSCKLNSTNPVLLSISHSGYGQINSQISLPWGRDEKISLFHALGKFLHNKREETDALTLASEPFVLKERYSRKPMKMDAPEKVVSQAHGEAQTVSDFLHENVLDFLSDEAIENASLIASYLSDADNILASMTHRRFHRITDTYEPDSIRQQIVASVAVRGVLFGNSCPSPSRWHAIRAPKLWQLEPSLGHNKVRMLLERFEAYSSFSCCSSASIATEFRPTSKWLCSKTSLCVNMHDDLSEIEDYSGGSDKSEVNKVEESEEDDIEEC
- the LOC122021083 gene encoding cell cycle checkpoint protein RAD17-like isoform X1; the protein is MRKRTPVVVVSSEEENEGEFRGRATSPGRGSSGPKSRSVSTARKRPRGQGSRKGKGAASALREAYPVAFDSLSEEFSEHLHNFSITPGVTHTEKKELWNEKHKPHSLAELAVHKKKVEEVKRWLEERMMRRKEGRNNCLLITGQSGVGKSTAIHVIASLLGAELCEWMTPTPTLWGENIHNSNSGLQYVSKLDEFESFVERIRKYSLLHPACFEEIRKPLILLIDDIPVTNGRVAFSRLRKCLETLTHSALVPTVILITQYHKIDSCDSAAGNWEELESFIEQAGAFKVVFNPITENSIKKRLTRICQEEKCNVPAELLHQIARFSGGDIRHAIISLQYSCLKKVESLPIQASTFNGSSCKLNSTNPVLLSISHSGYGQINSQISLPWGRDEKISLFHALGKFLHNKREETDALTLASEPFVLKERYSRKPMKMDAPEKVVSQAHGEAQTVSDFLHENVLDFLSDEAIENASLIASYLSDADNILASMTHRRFHRITDTYEPDSIRQQIVASVAVRGVLFGNSCPSPSRWHAIRAPKLWQLEPSLGHNKVRMLLERFEAYSSFSCCSSASIATEFRPTSKWLCSKTSLCVNMHDDLSEIEDYSGGSDKSEVNKVEESEEDDIEEC
- the LOC122021083 gene encoding cell cycle checkpoint protein RAD17-like isoform X2, translating into MRKRTPVVVVSSEEENEGEFRGRATSPGRGSSGPKSRSVSTARKRPRGQGSRKGKGAASALREAYPVAFDSLSEEFSEHLHNFSITPGVTHTEKKELWNEKHKPHSLAELAVHKKKVEEVKRWLEERMMRRKEGRNNCLLITGQSGVGKSTAIHVIASLLGAELCEWMTPTPTLWGENIHNSNSGLQYVSKLDEFESFVERIRKYSLLHPACFEEIRKPLILLIDDIPVTNGRVAFSRLRKCLETLTHSALVPTVILITQYHKIDSCDSAAGNWEELESFIEQAGAFKVVFNPITENSIKKRLTRICQEEKCNVPAELLHQIARFSGGDIRHAIISLQYSCLKKVESLPIQASTFNGSSCKLNSTNPVLLSISHSGYGQINSQISLPWGRDEKISLFHALGKFLHNKREETDALTLEPFVLKERYSRKPMKMDAPEKVVSQAHGEAQTVSDFLHENVLDFLSDEAIENASLIASYLSDADNILASMTHRRFHRITDTYEPDSIRQQIVASVAVRGVLFGNSCPSPSRWHAIRAPKLWQLEPSLGHNKVRMLLERFEAYSSFSCCSSASIATEFRPTSKWLCSKTSLCVNMHDDLSEIEDYSGGSDKSEVNKVEESEEDDIEEC